Proteins encoded together in one Rhodohalobacter sp. SW132 window:
- the rfbC gene encoding dTDP-4-dehydrorhamnose 3,5-epimerase — translation MKYTETPIEGAVIIELEKHEDARGFFARGFCKKEFEEHGLEHEIVQCNFSKSVKKGTLRGMHYQSPPHAEVKMVRCLNGAIYDVIVDIRKDSPTYKQWFGVKLTDKDYKMLYIPKGLAHGFQTLEENSVIFYMVTENYNQQSERGVRWNDPAFDIDWPLSVTEISEKDQAFTDYYE, via the coding sequence ATGAAATATACCGAGACACCCATAGAAGGAGCTGTGATTATTGAGCTCGAAAAACATGAAGATGCCAGGGGTTTTTTTGCCAGGGGTTTTTGCAAAAAAGAGTTCGAAGAACATGGACTGGAACATGAAATTGTGCAGTGCAATTTTTCAAAAAGCGTGAAGAAAGGCACGCTTCGGGGAATGCACTACCAGTCCCCCCCTCATGCGGAGGTGAAAATGGTACGTTGTCTGAACGGTGCAATTTACGATGTGATTGTGGATATTAGAAAAGATTCGCCTACCTATAAACAGTGGTTTGGTGTGAAACTGACAGATAAGGACTATAAAATGCTCTATATACCTAAAGGGCTCGCACACGGCTTTCAAACCCTTGAAGAAAACTCAGTGATATTCTACATGGTAACCGAAAATTACAACCAGCAATCAGAAAGGGGCGTACGCTGGAATGACCCCGCGTTTGACATTGACTGGCCGCTGTCTGTAACTGAGATTTCTGAAAAGGATCAAGCATTTACCGATTATTATGAATAA
- a CDS encoding NAD(P)/FAD-dependent oxidoreductase, which translates to MDEKIIILGAGLTGLSTSYHIGHDRCVLLEKKKKAYGHIQSEEIDGFTWDEGPHLSFTKYDYVKELFEKSVEGNFLEYEVKTANYYKGHWIPHPAQTNLFAVPEKLREECLADFRKQRKKDRESAPKNYDEWLKYAYGDTFAETFPSAYTEKYWTIEPEKLDTDWVGKRMYYPSVDDVENGAKGPLPEETHYIKKIRYPESGGYQSYGQIFKNGANIEYGSEVTAISFKEKKITLNDSKTLHYDTLINTLPLDYLISISDAPGEVKKAAQKLLCTSVLLVNVAADHPTARPENWFYVYDKDKFSTRINCTEKLSPNNAPDGKTGVQVEVYFSDEKPMNEPVDEIADKVVEELVEMGFVHSKEDVIYTHKKFIKWANVTFDLNRKEAHHKILSWLEKYGLKREADDLEPTTDWDAKLETVQKNNAELLLAGRFGQWKYYWTDDCVLRGKYIAESLSN; encoded by the coding sequence ATGGACGAGAAAATAATTATTTTAGGTGCCGGCCTCACAGGCCTGAGTACATCATATCACATCGGACACGATCGGTGTGTACTGTTGGAAAAGAAAAAGAAAGCTTATGGACATATTCAATCTGAGGAGATTGATGGGTTTACATGGGATGAAGGCCCCCATCTTTCATTTACAAAATATGATTATGTTAAAGAGCTATTTGAAAAAAGTGTGGAAGGAAATTTTCTTGAGTATGAAGTGAAAACCGCCAATTATTATAAAGGTCACTGGATCCCACACCCGGCACAAACCAATCTGTTTGCAGTACCGGAGAAACTGAGAGAAGAGTGCCTTGCAGATTTTCGTAAACAGCGAAAAAAAGATCGTGAATCGGCTCCCAAAAACTATGATGAATGGCTGAAATATGCCTATGGTGACACCTTTGCAGAGACCTTTCCCTCGGCATACACAGAGAAATACTGGACAATAGAACCTGAAAAACTGGATACCGACTGGGTGGGAAAACGAATGTATTACCCCAGTGTGGATGATGTGGAAAATGGAGCAAAAGGCCCTCTGCCGGAAGAGACTCACTACATTAAGAAAATACGATACCCGGAAAGCGGTGGATATCAATCCTATGGCCAGATTTTTAAAAATGGCGCAAATATTGAATATGGCTCTGAAGTTACAGCCATCAGCTTTAAAGAGAAAAAAATTACGCTAAATGACTCAAAGACGCTCCATTACGATACATTAATAAATACACTTCCCCTCGATTACCTGATATCAATCAGTGACGCACCCGGGGAGGTGAAAAAAGCGGCTCAAAAACTATTGTGTACATCCGTACTGCTGGTAAATGTTGCGGCTGACCATCCTACAGCCCGCCCTGAAAACTGGTTTTATGTGTATGATAAAGACAAATTTTCAACCCGAATCAACTGTACGGAAAAACTTTCACCAAATAATGCTCCTGATGGCAAAACCGGGGTTCAGGTAGAAGTCTACTTTTCTGATGAAAAACCGATGAATGAACCTGTAGATGAGATTGCTGACAAAGTAGTTGAGGAACTGGTTGAAATGGGATTTGTCCATTCTAAAGAAGATGTAATCTATACCCATAAAAAATTTATTAAATGGGCCAATGTTACATTTGACCTGAACCGAAAGGAAGCACATCACAAAATTCTCTCGTGGCTGGAAAAATATGGCCTTAAACGAGAAGCTGATGACCTGGAACCGACAACGGATTGGGATGCAAAACTTGAAACTGTTCAAAAAAATAATGCGGAATTGCTTCTTGCCGGTCGTTTTGGCCAGTGGAAGTATTACTGGACCGATGATTGCGTCCTCAGAGGAAAATATATTGCAGAAAGTTTGTCAAATTAA
- a CDS encoding NAD(P)-dependent oxidoreductase, which yields MNKVLVTGATGFIGRHTLKKLCDRFDHVYAVYRNESLAVANDNLTWHEADLLSDEETCALFEECAPTHLLHLAWYAEHGKYGHSEKNIDWLTSSLHLIREFRKNGGKRVICAGTCFEYNLDHGTLSETDTPLEPELIYGESKKSLYNMLSSYSELTGLSSAWGRVFYLYGPHENPGRLVSSVIRSLILNQPAKSSAGEQKKDFLHVYDVADAFVELLSSNLTGAVNIGSGNAIAVKDIVIKIGAFTGKEHLVELGALPTRQNERQLIQADTQRLTHELNWHPGYTLDEGLKQTIQWWEDHLDLDNEALKNAI from the coding sequence ATGAATAAAGTACTGGTTACAGGAGCAACAGGATTTATTGGAAGGCATACTCTGAAAAAATTGTGTGATAGATTTGATCACGTGTACGCGGTATACAGAAATGAGTCTTTGGCTGTTGCAAATGATAATCTAACCTGGCATGAAGCAGATCTTCTTTCCGATGAAGAGACATGTGCACTATTTGAAGAATGTGCCCCCACTCACCTGCTTCATTTAGCCTGGTATGCTGAACACGGAAAGTACGGACATTCTGAAAAAAACATTGACTGGCTGACATCAAGCCTGCATTTAATCAGGGAATTCAGAAAAAACGGTGGGAAAAGAGTTATATGTGCAGGAACCTGTTTCGAGTATAATCTTGATCACGGAACTCTTTCAGAAACAGATACACCGCTGGAGCCCGAACTTATATATGGTGAATCGAAGAAGAGCCTTTACAATATGCTTTCCTCCTATTCTGAACTTACAGGATTAAGCAGCGCATGGGGACGGGTTTTCTACCTCTACGGGCCGCATGAAAATCCGGGGCGGCTGGTATCATCAGTGATTCGGAGTTTAATTCTGAATCAGCCGGCGAAAAGTTCTGCCGGCGAACAGAAGAAAGATTTTTTGCATGTATATGATGTCGCGGATGCCTTTGTGGAACTTCTGTCAAGTAATTTAACTGGAGCAGTGAATATTGGTTCGGGAAACGCCATTGCCGTGAAGGATATCGTAATAAAAATCGGCGCATTTACCGGAAAAGAACACCTTGTAGAACTTGGAGCTCTTCCAACAAGACAAAATGAAAGGCAACTGATTCAGGCAGATACTCAGAGACTGACGCATGAACTAAATTGGCATCCGGGTTATACCCTGGACGAAGGATTAAAACAAACGATTCAATGGTGGGAAGATCATTTAGATTTAGACAATGAAGCTTTAAAAAACGCTATTTAA
- a CDS encoding NAD(P)H-dependent oxidoreductase: MIIVDNALKKREKEGNPVKVGIIGAGFIGRGTVLTIEESIPGMKVSAISNRTIHTAAKAYEQAGVHEYVETRSQKELDKRVEDGAYTITDEPELLCHAKNLDVIIEATGAVEFGAQVILEAINNGIHVVSMNAEVDATIGPILKYEADKQGVIFTNTDGDQPGVLMNLYRFVDLIGYKPVLAGNIKGLQDHYRTPETQKAFAEKYNQKPRMVTSFADGTKISMEMAVVANATGFQCKKRGMHGPECTHVKEALDLFSEDDMMDGGMVDYILGAEPGPGVFVIGYNDNPILQEYANYLKMGDGPFYVFYVPYHLPHLEVPLTAARAVLFRDATIAPKGKPVCEVITQAKKDLKAGEMLDGLGGFTCYGSIENSKTARNENLLPMGLSQDCRLVNDVSKDEVIRIKDVQFPPERLCDKLWEKQLKIFEIT; this comes from the coding sequence ATGATTATTGTTGATAATGCGCTAAAAAAAAGAGAAAAAGAAGGCAACCCTGTAAAAGTTGGAATAATCGGCGCGGGTTTTATCGGGAGAGGTACCGTGCTTACGATAGAAGAATCCATACCCGGAATGAAAGTTTCTGCAATTAGCAACCGTACGATCCATACGGCCGCAAAAGCCTACGAGCAGGCAGGAGTTCACGAATATGTAGAAACCCGGAGCCAGAAAGAGCTGGATAAAAGGGTTGAGGACGGAGCATATACGATAACCGATGAACCGGAATTGTTATGCCATGCTAAAAATCTGGATGTGATCATCGAGGCTACTGGAGCGGTTGAGTTTGGAGCTCAGGTAATCCTTGAAGCCATAAATAATGGCATTCATGTGGTGTCCATGAATGCCGAGGTGGATGCCACAATCGGTCCCATTCTGAAATACGAAGCGGATAAACAGGGTGTGATTTTTACGAATACCGACGGTGATCAGCCCGGTGTGCTCATGAATCTGTACAGGTTTGTAGATCTTATCGGATATAAACCGGTCCTTGCAGGTAATATTAAGGGGCTGCAGGATCACTATCGCACACCTGAAACTCAAAAAGCATTTGCGGAAAAATACAATCAAAAACCACGAATGGTTACCTCCTTTGCAGATGGGACAAAGATTTCAATGGAAATGGCAGTAGTTGCAAATGCTACTGGCTTTCAGTGTAAAAAAAGGGGGATGCACGGGCCGGAATGTACACATGTGAAAGAGGCACTCGATCTGTTCTCTGAAGATGATATGATGGATGGCGGTATGGTGGATTACATTCTTGGTGCCGAGCCGGGCCCAGGGGTATTTGTTATCGGGTATAATGATAATCCAATACTGCAGGAATACGCAAATTACCTGAAAATGGGAGACGGGCCATTTTACGTTTTTTATGTGCCTTATCATCTGCCGCATCTTGAGGTGCCGCTGACAGCCGCAAGAGCCGTCCTTTTCCGGGATGCTACAATAGCACCAAAAGGAAAACCCGTATGTGAAGTGATTACGCAGGCAAAAAAAGATCTGAAAGCGGGAGAGATGCTTGATGGACTTGGAGGATTTACATGCTATGGCTCTATTGAAAACAGCAAAACAGCCCGTAATGAAAATCTGCTTCCAATGGGTTTATCACAAGACTGCAGACTCGTGAATGACGTTTCGAAAGATGAGGTGATAAGAATAAAAGATGTTCAATTTCCCCCGGAACGATTATGCGATAAATTGTGGGAAAAACAGCTGAAAATTTTTGAAATCACATAA
- the rfbG gene encoding CDP-glucose 4,6-dehydratase, with protein sequence MEINRSFWNGKKVFITGHTGFKGSWLSFWLTELGAKVKGYALPPAETPNLFESLKLEQRIQSVFGDIRDFDRMKNEMLDFEPEIIFHMAAQALVRESYENPLETFESNVMGTANLLEAVRSVPGVRSLISVTSDKCYENKEWDWKYREIDPVGGRDPYSASKGCAELITSSFRRSFFNDDSDGGLKTGIATVRAGNVIGGGDWSRDRLIPDIMRSFSERKAVIIRNPSAVRPWQYILDLLNGYMILAEKLYDDPGTFSEAWNFGPSERDEQSVEFITDKMIKVWGDGASWKLDKTANPHEAKYLKLDSSKSRMRLRWSTQVNLPQALEYLTLWYKKYFEGADMVEFTRQQIKKFEEELKLTQ encoded by the coding sequence ATGGAAATAAACAGATCGTTCTGGAACGGGAAAAAAGTTTTTATCACAGGGCATACCGGTTTCAAAGGGAGCTGGTTGTCATTCTGGCTGACAGAGCTGGGAGCTAAGGTAAAAGGGTATGCGTTACCACCGGCAGAAACACCCAATCTGTTTGAATCCTTAAAGCTGGAACAGCGAATTCAATCTGTTTTTGGAGATATCAGGGATTTTGACCGAATGAAAAATGAGATGTTGGATTTCGAACCTGAAATCATTTTTCATATGGCAGCCCAGGCTCTCGTGCGTGAATCATACGAAAATCCGCTGGAGACTTTCGAATCGAATGTCATGGGAACAGCAAATCTGCTTGAAGCTGTACGTTCCGTTCCGGGCGTGAGATCACTTATTTCGGTTACCAGTGATAAGTGTTATGAAAACAAAGAATGGGACTGGAAATACCGTGAAATTGACCCGGTTGGAGGGCGTGATCCCTATTCGGCAAGTAAAGGATGCGCCGAGCTGATAACTTCATCTTTCAGAAGATCATTTTTTAATGATGATTCAGACGGGGGATTAAAAACCGGAATTGCAACAGTACGGGCGGGTAATGTGATTGGCGGAGGAGACTGGAGCAGAGACAGACTGATTCCCGATATTATGAGATCCTTCTCTGAACGAAAAGCTGTAATCATCAGAAATCCGTCAGCCGTAAGGCCCTGGCAGTATATTCTGGACCTGCTGAATGGATATATGATACTGGCTGAAAAGTTGTATGATGATCCCGGAACATTTTCTGAAGCATGGAATTTTGGTCCATCAGAACGCGATGAGCAGTCTGTTGAATTTATTACCGACAAAATGATCAAAGTGTGGGGGGATGGAGCGTCATGGAAGCTTGATAAAACCGCGAACCCGCACGAAGCGAAATATTTAAAACTTGATAGTTCCAAGTCACGAATGAGACTCCGTTGGTCTACTCAGGTTAATTTACCGCAGGCACTGGAGTATCTGACGTTGTGGTATAAAAAATATTTCGAAGGCGCTGATATGGTTGAATTCACCCGGCAACAAATCAAAAAATTTGAAGAGGAACTAAAACTGACTCAATGA
- a CDS encoding DUF5672 family protein: MSKNQVAIVIPLSTRPGLSESELISLKHLEHYLSDYDRFFIAPENIKVEYEGIPVIRMADKYFGSLNAHTRLSLSNEFYENFSGYKFMLMYHLDCLVFDSGLDWWCDMDYDLIGPPWIKGPDLPWLEEEGVGNTGFSLRKIESFLKLLNSKVRWEGPRSKLNKVVRSETIADKLKQTGDLAASPFPGRNNIHAHIKYHIEKDGHDDRFLHEFATKYYPDFNIAPVEVALKFGFEANPRICFERNQKNIPFGCHAWETYDKEFWEPFMLDH, from the coding sequence ATGAGTAAAAATCAAGTTGCGATCGTAATCCCTCTGTCTACAAGGCCTGGCCTCTCAGAATCGGAACTCATTTCGTTAAAACACCTGGAGCATTACCTGTCTGATTATGACAGGTTTTTTATTGCTCCGGAGAATATCAAGGTTGAATATGAAGGCATTCCTGTTATCCGTATGGCAGACAAGTACTTTGGGAGCCTGAACGCGCATACGCGGTTGTCGCTTTCCAATGAATTTTATGAGAATTTTTCCGGCTATAAGTTTATGCTGATGTATCATCTCGACTGCCTGGTTTTTGACAGCGGGCTGGACTGGTGGTGCGATATGGATTATGATTTGATTGGACCTCCCTGGATTAAAGGGCCGGATTTACCCTGGCTGGAAGAAGAAGGGGTTGGAAATACCGGATTTTCACTTCGTAAAATTGAATCGTTTCTAAAACTGCTCAATTCAAAAGTACGATGGGAAGGGCCCAGGTCTAAATTAAACAAAGTAGTCCGTTCAGAAACTATCGCTGATAAGTTAAAGCAAACAGGAGATCTCGCAGCCAGTCCGTTTCCGGGAAGAAACAATATCCATGCACATATAAAATATCATATTGAAAAAGATGGACATGATGATCGCTTTTTGCATGAATTCGCCACTAAATATTACCCGGATTTCAACATAGCCCCGGTTGAGGTTGCGCTTAAGTTCGGGTTTGAGGCAAATCCCCGTATCTGTTTCGAAAGAAATCAAAAAAATATTCCATTTGGCTGCCATGCCTGGGAGACATACGACAAAGAGTTCTGGGAACCCTTTATGTTGGATCATTGA